The following are from one region of the Streptomyces changanensis genome:
- a CDS encoding TlyA family RNA methyltransferase produces MAGVARRRLDAELVRRKLARSREHASQLIAAGRVTVGGATASKPATQVETAAAIVVAADDSDPEYVSRGGHKLAGAFAAFVPLGLRVEGRRALDAGASTGGFTDVLLRAGAAHVVAVDVGYGQLAWSLQSDERVTVKDRTNVRELTLDTIGGEAVDLVVGDLSFIPLGLVLPALAGVSAPDADLVLMVKPQFEVGKERLGSGGVVRSPELRAEAVRNVARQAAGLGLGVLGVTASPLPGPSGNVEYFLWLRAGAPALDPADVDRAVAEGPR; encoded by the coding sequence GTGGCAGGAGTGGCACGCCGCCGACTCGACGCCGAGCTTGTACGCCGCAAGCTCGCCCGCTCGCGCGAACACGCGAGCCAGCTGATCGCGGCGGGGCGGGTGACCGTCGGCGGCGCCACCGCGTCCAAGCCGGCCACCCAGGTCGAGACGGCCGCGGCCATCGTGGTCGCCGCCGACGACTCCGACCCGGAGTACGTGTCCCGCGGCGGCCACAAGCTCGCCGGGGCGTTCGCGGCGTTCGTCCCGCTCGGACTGCGCGTCGAGGGCCGGCGGGCGCTCGACGCCGGCGCGTCCACCGGCGGCTTCACCGACGTGCTGCTGCGTGCCGGCGCCGCGCACGTCGTCGCCGTCGACGTCGGCTACGGCCAACTCGCCTGGTCCCTGCAGAGCGATGAACGCGTCACCGTCAAGGACCGTACGAACGTGCGGGAGCTGACGCTCGACACGATCGGGGGCGAGGCGGTGGACCTGGTGGTCGGAGACCTGTCCTTCATCCCGCTCGGCCTCGTCCTGCCCGCGCTCGCCGGCGTCAGCGCGCCCGACGCCGACCTCGTCCTGATGGTCAAGCCGCAGTTCGAGGTCGGCAAGGAGCGCCTCGGCAGCGGCGGCGTGGTGCGCAGCCCCGAGCTGCGCGCCGAGGCCGTGCGGAACGTCGCCCGGCAGGCCGCCGGACTCGGGCTCGGCGTCCTCGGCGTCACCGCGAGCCCCCTGCCCGGCCCGTCGGGCAACGTCGAGTACTTCCTGTGGCTGCGGGCCGGCGCGCCCGCGCTCGATCCGGCGGACGTCGACCGCGCCGTGGCGGAGG